A DNA window from Trichosurus vulpecula isolate mTriVul1 chromosome 2, mTriVul1.pri, whole genome shotgun sequence contains the following coding sequences:
- the ZNF580 gene encoding zinc finger protein 580 produces MDAPPSKAASFPKAEPSASPVSPCPRLGRYLLIDANGVPYTYTVLMEDEAPRAGPKGEAARGELGPGCTTVASRKGFGCPECGRVFESPFRLQSHRISHSELKPFVCGACGKAFKRSSHLSRHRAMHQPGGSRCHACPLCPRRFHDSGELAQHFRGH; encoded by the coding sequence ATGGACGCCCCTCCTTCGAAGGCAGCCTCTTTTCCCAAAGCGGAACCTTCAGCCTCTCCGGTGTCACCTTGCCCCAGGCTGGGCCGGTACCTGCTCATTGATGCCAATGGGGTCCCTTACACGTATACCGTGCTGATGGAGGATGAGGCGCCCCGGGCAGGCCCCAAGGGGGAGGCAGCCAGAGGCGAGCTTGGCCCTGGCTGCACCACCGTGGCCTCTCGAAAGGGCTTCGGCTGCCCAGAGTGTGGCCGGGTCTTTGAGAGCCCCTTCAGACTGCAGAGCCACAGGATTTCCCACTCGGAGCTCAAGCCTTTCGTTTGCGGGGCCTGCGGGAAGGCCTTCAAGCGCTCCAGCCACCTGTCCCGCCACCGCGCCATGCACCAGCCCGGAGGCAGCCGGTGCCACGCATGCCCCCTGTGCCCACGGCGCTTCCACGATTCCGGAGAGCTGGCGCAGCATTTcaggggccactag
- the U2AF2 gene encoding splicing factor U2AF 65 kDa subunit isoform X2 has protein sequence MSDFDEFERQLNENKQERDKENRHRKRSHSRSRSRDRKRRSRSRDRRNRDQRSASRDRRRRSKPLTRAAKEEHGGVIRSPRHEKKKKIRKYWDVPPPGFEHITPMQYKAMQAAGQIPATALLPTMTPDGLAVTPTPVPVVGSQMTRQARRLYVGNIPFGITEEAMMDFFNAQMRLGGLTQAPGNPVLAVQINQDKNFAFLEFRSVDETTQAMAFDGIIFQGQSLKIRRPHDYQPLPGMSENPSVYVPGVVSTVVPDSAHKLFIGGLPNYLNDDQVKELLTSFGPLKAFNLVKDSATGLSKGYAFCEYVDINVTDQAIAGLNGMQLGDKKLLVQRASVGAKNATLSTINQTPVTLQVPGLMSSQVQMGGHPTEVLCLMNMVLPEELLDDEEYEEIVEDVRDECSKYGVVKSIEIPRPVDGVEVPGCGKIFVEFTSVFDCQKAMQGLTGRKFANRVVVTKYCDPDSYHRRDFW, from the exons ATGTCCGACTTCGACGAGTTTGAGCGGCAGCTCAACGAGAACAAGCAGG AACGAGACAAGGAGAATCGTCATCGTAAGCGCAGCCATAGCCGGAGCCGCAGCCGAGACCGGAAGCGGCGGAGTCGTAGCCGAGATCGCCGCAACCGTGACCAGCGAAGTGCTTCTCGGGACCGGAGGCGGCGCAG caAACCTTTGACCAGAGCTGCTAAAGAGGAACACGGTGGAGTAAT tcGATCTCCTCgtcatgagaagaaaaagaagattcgAAAATACTGGGATGTCCCACCACCTGGCTTTGAGCACATCACCCCCATGCAATACAAAGCGATGCAAG CTGCCGGTCAGATTCCAGCCACCGCCCTACTTCCAACCATGACACCTGATGGCCTGGCAGTGACTCCCACACCTGTGCCTGTGGTTGGGAGCCAGATGACCCGGCAGGCCCGTCGACTCTATGTTGGCAACATCCCTTTTGGCATCACAGAG GAAGCCATGATGGATTTCTTCAACGCCCAGATGCGCCTGGGGGGGCTTACCCAGGCCCCTGGCAACCCCGTCTTGGCCGTGCAGATTAACCAGGATAAGAACTTTGCCTTCCTAGAG ttccGATCGGTGGATGAGACGACTCAGGCCATGGCCTTTGATGGCATCATCTTCCAGGGCCAATCACTCAAGATCCGAAGGCCCCATGACTACCAGCCACTGCCTGGCATGTCCGAAAACCCCTCTGTCTACGTGCCCG GTGTCGTGTCCACCGTGGTCCCAGATTCTGCTCACAAGCTGTTCATTGGGGGACTCCCCAACTACCTGAATGACGATCAG GTAAAGGAGCTGCTGACTTCATTCGGGCCGCTCAAAGCCTTTAACCTGGTGAAAGACAGCGCCACCGGCCTCTCCAAGGGCTACGCCTTCTGTGAGTACGTGGACATCAACGTCACCGATCAG gCCATCGCGGGGCTCAACGGGATGCAACTGGGGGATAAGAAGCTACTGGTACAGAGGGCTAGTGTGGGAGCCAAGAACGCCACGCTG AGCACGATAAACCAGACGCCGGTGACGCTGCAGGTCCCGGGCCTGATGAGCTCGCAGGTGCAGATGGGTGGCCACCCCACGGAGGTGCTGTGCCTCATGAACATGGTGCTCCCCGAGGAGCTGCTGGACGACGAGGAGTACGAGGAGATCGTGGAGGACGTCCGGGATGAGTGCAGCAAGTACGGGGTGGTCAAGTCCATTGAGATCCCCCGGCCAGTGGACGGTGTGGAGGTCCCCGGCTGCGGCAAG aTCTTCGTGGAGTTCACGTCTGTGTTCGACTGTCAGAAGGCGATGCAGGGCCTGACAGGCCGCAAGTTCGCCAACAGAGTGGTTGTCACAAAGTACTGCGACCCTGACTCCTACCATCGCCGGGACTTCTGGTAG
- the CCDC106 gene encoding coiled-coil domain-containing protein 106, producing the protein MNERNSRRRTMKKDEESFEISIPFNETPPLESPQIFYGLSPPQGSFEEPPEPTSPTLALMNSVKTQLHMALERNSWLQKRIEDLEEERDFLRCQLDKFISSARMDAEDHCRGKPGPRRAEGADGRGGGEASDPESAASSLSGGSDEGGSAERKRQKQKGAASRRRFGKPKARERQRVKDADGVLCRYKKILGTFQKLKSMSRAFEHHRVDRNTVALTTPIAELLIVAPEKLAEVGEFDPSKERLLEYSRRCFLALDDETLKKVQALKKSKLLLPITYRFKR; encoded by the exons ATGAACGAGAGAAACAGCCGGAGGCGGACAA tgaagaaggatgaggagagCTTTGAGATCTCAATCCCGTTCAACGAGACCCCTCCTCTAGAGTCACCCCAGATCTTCTACGGCCTGAGTCCTCCCCAGGGCAGCTTTGAGG AGCCCCCGGAGCCCACGTCCCCCACTCTGGCGCTGATGAACAGTGTGAAAACTCAGCTTCACATGGCCCTGGAGAGGAACTCTTGGCTTCAGAAGAGGATCGAGGACCTGGAGGAAGAGCGGGATTTCCTTCGCTGTCAGCTGGACAAGTTCATCTCGTCAGCCCGCATGGATGCAG AGGACCACTGTCGTGGGAAGCCCGGCCCCCGGCGGGCAGAGGGTGCGGATGGCCGGGGCGGAGGGGAGGCCTCAGACCCCGAGTCGGCGGCCTCATCCCTTAGTGGGGGCTCTGACGAGGGGGGTTCTGCTGAGAGGAAGCGCCAGAAACAGAAGGGGGCTGCCAGCCGGAGGAGATTCGGGAAGCCCAAGGCCCGGGAGAGGCAGAGGG TGAAGGATGCTGACGGGGTTCTGTGCCGCTACAAGAAGATCTTAGGCACCTTTCAGAAGCTGAAGAGCATGTCCAGGGCTTTTGAGCACCACCGAGTGGACCGGAACACAGTGGCCTTGACCACGCCGATTGCCGAGCTGCTCATTGTGGCGCCTGAGAAGCTGGCCGAGGTGGGCGAGTTTGACCCATCCAAGGAGAGGCTGCTGGAATACTCCCGCCGTTGCTTCCTGGCGCTGGATGACGAGACACTGAAGAAGGTACAGGCGCTCAAGAAGAGCAAGCTGCTGCTGCCCATCACGTACCGCTTCAAGCGGTGA
- the U2AF2 gene encoding splicing factor U2AF 65 kDa subunit isoform X1: MSDFDEFERQLNENKQERDKENRHRKRSHSRSRSRDRKRRSRSRDRRNRDQRSASRDRRRRSKPLTRAAKEEHGGVIRSPRHEKKKKIRKYWDVPPPGFEHITPMQYKAMQAAGQIPATALLPTMTPDGLAVTPTPVPVVGSQMTRQARRLYVGNIPFGITEEAMMDFFNAQMRLGGLTQAPGNPVLAVQINQDKNFAFLEFRSVDETTQAMAFDGIIFQGQSLKIRRPHDYQPLPGMSENPSVYVPGVVSTVVPDSAHKLFIGGLPNYLNDDQVKELLTSFGPLKAFNLVKDSATGLSKGYAFCEYVDINVTDQAIAGLNGMQLGDKKLLVQRASVGAKNATLVSPSSTINQTPVTLQVPGLMSSQVQMGGHPTEVLCLMNMVLPEELLDDEEYEEIVEDVRDECSKYGVVKSIEIPRPVDGVEVPGCGKIFVEFTSVFDCQKAMQGLTGRKFANRVVVTKYCDPDSYHRRDFW; encoded by the exons ATGTCCGACTTCGACGAGTTTGAGCGGCAGCTCAACGAGAACAAGCAGG AACGAGACAAGGAGAATCGTCATCGTAAGCGCAGCCATAGCCGGAGCCGCAGCCGAGACCGGAAGCGGCGGAGTCGTAGCCGAGATCGCCGCAACCGTGACCAGCGAAGTGCTTCTCGGGACCGGAGGCGGCGCAG caAACCTTTGACCAGAGCTGCTAAAGAGGAACACGGTGGAGTAAT tcGATCTCCTCgtcatgagaagaaaaagaagattcgAAAATACTGGGATGTCCCACCACCTGGCTTTGAGCACATCACCCCCATGCAATACAAAGCGATGCAAG CTGCCGGTCAGATTCCAGCCACCGCCCTACTTCCAACCATGACACCTGATGGCCTGGCAGTGACTCCCACACCTGTGCCTGTGGTTGGGAGCCAGATGACCCGGCAGGCCCGTCGACTCTATGTTGGCAACATCCCTTTTGGCATCACAGAG GAAGCCATGATGGATTTCTTCAACGCCCAGATGCGCCTGGGGGGGCTTACCCAGGCCCCTGGCAACCCCGTCTTGGCCGTGCAGATTAACCAGGATAAGAACTTTGCCTTCCTAGAG ttccGATCGGTGGATGAGACGACTCAGGCCATGGCCTTTGATGGCATCATCTTCCAGGGCCAATCACTCAAGATCCGAAGGCCCCATGACTACCAGCCACTGCCTGGCATGTCCGAAAACCCCTCTGTCTACGTGCCCG GTGTCGTGTCCACCGTGGTCCCAGATTCTGCTCACAAGCTGTTCATTGGGGGACTCCCCAACTACCTGAATGACGATCAG GTAAAGGAGCTGCTGACTTCATTCGGGCCGCTCAAAGCCTTTAACCTGGTGAAAGACAGCGCCACCGGCCTCTCCAAGGGCTACGCCTTCTGTGAGTACGTGGACATCAACGTCACCGATCAG gCCATCGCGGGGCTCAACGGGATGCAACTGGGGGATAAGAAGCTACTGGTACAGAGGGCTAGTGTGGGAGCCAAGAACGCCACGCTGGTGAGCCCTTCG AGCACGATAAACCAGACGCCGGTGACGCTGCAGGTCCCGGGCCTGATGAGCTCGCAGGTGCAGATGGGTGGCCACCCCACGGAGGTGCTGTGCCTCATGAACATGGTGCTCCCCGAGGAGCTGCTGGACGACGAGGAGTACGAGGAGATCGTGGAGGACGTCCGGGATGAGTGCAGCAAGTACGGGGTGGTCAAGTCCATTGAGATCCCCCGGCCAGTGGACGGTGTGGAGGTCCCCGGCTGCGGCAAG aTCTTCGTGGAGTTCACGTCTGTGTTCGACTGTCAGAAGGCGATGCAGGGCCTGACAGGCCGCAAGTTCGCCAACAGAGTGGTTGTCACAAAGTACTGCGACCCTGACTCCTACCATCGCCGGGACTTCTGGTAG
- the ZNF581 gene encoding zinc finger protein 581, giving the protein MEPPPPQASPSPEPGPSSTPEAPGQPPRLGRYLLIDTQGVPYTVLVEEEAAAPAGEVSAGSTSRKCYSCPVCSRVFEYLSYLQRHSVSHSELKPFVCAVCGKAFKRASHLARHRSTHRVGGGRPHACPLCPRRFRDAGELAQHSRVHSGERPFQCPHCPRRFSERNTLQRHTRRKHP; this is encoded by the coding sequence ATGGAACCGCCCCCTCCCCAGGCGTCCCCCTCCCCAGAGCCAGGCCCCTCGTCGACTCCCGAGGCTCCAGGACAACCACCCCGGCTCGGCCGCTACCTCCTCATTGACACGCAGGGTGTCCCCTACACGGTGCTGGTGGAAGAGGAAGCCGCGGCTCCCGCAGGAGAGGTGTCTGCAGGGTCAACCTCCCGAAAATGCTACAGCTGCCCCGTGTGCTCGCGGGTCTTTGAGTACTTGTCCTACCTGCAGAGGCACAGCGTCTCGCACTCAGAGCTCAAGCCCTTCGTCTGCGCCGtctgtgggaaagccttcaagCGAGCTAGCCACCTGGCCCGCCACCGCTCCACACACCGGGTGGGGGGCGGCCGACCACACGCGTGTCCCCTGTGTCCCCGACGCTTTCGAGATGCGGGGGAGCTGGCCCAGCATAGCCGAGTACACTCGGGTGAGCGCCCCTTCCAGTGCCCTCACTGCCCTCGACGATTCAGTGAGAGAAACACCTTGCAGAGACACACTCGGAGAAAGCACCCGTGA